Part of the Sciurus carolinensis chromosome 7, mSciCar1.2, whole genome shotgun sequence genome, TATGGAATCAAGCAGTTTGTGCTTGAAAATAAACTGAGGGTATTTTAATgctgttttgaatttattttttattttgattttgattttttgcagtgctggggatcaaaccctgggcctcacactgGCCAGgagtcactctaccactgagccacatccccacccccatgcATGCTCTTGTGTTCTAGGCTTTTGTTCATCAGACTTTTTTGAGATTGTCCATATTGATTGATGTATTCCTTTTTATCGATGGATAGCACTCCGTTTTACGAGTGCACTACTATTTGTTGATCCATACGCCTATTGATGAACACCTGTTTTCCATGAGcaaagttgctatgaacattctagtacaagtcttttttttgtagatacatgtgttttcatttctcttgaataaatACCTAAGAAAAGAATAGCTGGGTCATGGAGTAGGTGACTGGTTTTATATGAAACTGCCAAGCCATTTCCAGAGCCTTCTCCATGAAGAGCAAGGGCAAGTCCCGCCCCCCACGTCCCAGCTGGCCTTCCCTTAGCACATGGTGGGAGGGTGCTGGGGTTctaattgcatttctctgattgatAATGTTGATCATCTTTTCAGGAACTTTCCTGAATCTTTTGTGTCGTCTTCAAGTCTTCTACCCATTTTTATTGttagcttttattttcaaaatgtacaatTTCTTTGTCCCCGATACCAGTCCTTGGTGGCTATAACTTCTGTAAACATATCTCCTCTGTGGCTTGCCTATTTTCTTATGCCTTTTGGTGAGtaggtattttttaatttgggtgaagttttaatttatccatttttttcttctgtggtatTTGCTGATATGTCCTGAGAAACCTCTGCCACCCCCCAGTCATGAGGATTCTTAGCTTAGTTCTTGTAGCATTATGGTTTGGGCTTCTACATGCAGGCCCGGGATCCATCTTGAActgatttcttttctgttctaaGATAGAAAACGGAAAACTCTCCTAGCAATTCTGTTTTGATTCGATAGTTTTTAAGTGTAACTTGGCAGTCAGAGTTTGGTGTAAAATAAACTGACATGGTTAAGTGACTCATTGGATGGAGGCGTGGGAGGCGGGACTGTGGTGGGGTCTGACCGAGGTGAGGGGCTGGCTGTCTACTACTCCCCACAACTAGAGTCAGTCTTGGTTCTCAGGGAGAAATACAGTTCAGTTACTAGTAactgaattttttgaaaataactcCTTAGCCTTTTTAAGGAAGTTTTAGGTTAGTTACTTAAATTTGGGGTATAATAGTGCATCTGGATATAGTTATTTTACATTTGTCCCTAGGAGATCTCCAAATGGTGTAACTGGTAAGATGACTGGAGGGTGGTAACTGAGTAATGGAGAGTAGCCTCCACCTCTAGCAGATCCACAGTCCCAATTGGAGTGTAGAAAGCTCTGCTCTGGGGACTGGGTGATTGTTTCAGAGACAAGCCAGCGTTCAGAGGAGGATTTTCTGGTTACACACTCTTAAAAGATAAATGATTTAACTTCATTCCTTAACACTATCAaggcattaattttaaaaatagcaatttacAATGACTTGAAACAAAACATTAAGACTATGTGATCCCTAAAATTggggtctggggctgtagctcagtggtagagtaggtttgatcctcagcaccatataataaataaaataatggtattgtgtccatctgcaactaagaattttttttttttaaattgagcatATTCTTATATTCACCCCACTTTTTCAAACCTTCCCTAATGCTAGGGTAAGTGAGACTCACTTGTATACATGACATCCAGACATGAATTAGCTGGAGTGTTTCTACCTTGGGCTCCAAAATGTGACCCATATGTTGAAAACTTCCATTTTCTTAGTGACTAGGTAAAATTTAAGGAGTTAATTTCAAAGTAGAACCCcaagaaaattttttcaaatgcagTTGAGCTTCCATGTCGTAGGATGCGTTCACGTGTATGTGTTTATGACACAATAGTCTCTTCTGAAAGCCTTTCCCTCTGTCGCGATGTGGGGTGTCGTCTGTGTTGAACTAAACATGTCATCACTTTCCATCTTTAGTGAAAAAAACCATGGCATGCACGACTTCTTTGACTGCATCTGCTTGTTTTGATGTTATTGGTGACCTTTCACCCTCTCACCTAAAAAAAGGAATGGCAAGATCCAGGAGCCAGCCAGACAGTCCCAGGCCAGATGGTCGGCGGGGAGGATAATGGAGCAAAAGCTTGCGTGGAAGCCGCTGGCAGGCCCTGAGCTCCCAGGGAATTCCTCGCTGGAAACGCGCTCTGagctctgccttcctccctctgtcccctggTGGCTCCTCCAAGCTGCTGACCTTGGCTGCCCCCCACTCCCAGCTGCTGTCCGGGGAGTGAACACTTGTCACCCAGTGGCCAGTTTGTGGCTGGGTTACTTGGATGTGTTCCTTCGCTCTCAAAGCTTAAGTTCCTTCAGAAATGTCCGTCCTGCATCCCGGCCTAGGGCTGGGCACAGGCAGTGCCTGACGGACCTTTCCTGACTCGAAATGAAAGGTGGCTTCACAGCCGTGAAACTGCAAGATGCAGGAAGGGCGGGACGTGAACAGCAGGGAGGGTCTCTGCCTAGCGGGTGGGTCCCAGCCCAGCCTGGACTGTGCTCAGAAAACACGGGTGCGCCCGTTGTCCCCACCTCTCCCATTTCTGACCGGTTCGAGGGGATCCGCATCACTGTCCGGCCTCTGCCCTGTTTGTATGTGGCCACTTGCTGCTACTCTGCCTCTGACTTGGCAGCTGTCTCTCTAGAAGTGGGCGCGGGTActttaggaaaagaaatggagTCGGTTTTGAAACTCGCCTTTCGCAGGCTGGACTTGCTACTTAATGAAACAGGAAGTCATTTCTAACTTTATTCCAGGAAAATAAGTTGACAGAGGCATTTACGTACGCAGTGACTGGAAGACTTAGTTGGTGGTGGTAACTTAAAATCTTTTCTCCCGTGATTTCTTCTTGAGCGTGAACCTGCCTTCAGCTGGTAGTTTCCTAAAAGCACTCCTGGTGGACGGACAGAGGGATGTCACAAGACGAGCTCTCCCGGAGGCCGTCTGAAAGGCCTTCTGAGGCCCGAGCGCTGCTGTGACACCAGGTTTCTGTGGAAATGCTGGGCCCTCCTCGGACAGCTATTTTAAAGCCAgggttttggggtttgtttgtttgttttttgatgatttctttgcCCCGGCTGGGGCCCCTCTCAGTGTAGCAGTATGTCAGAAATACTTTAAAGACTAACAGATGTTTGGGTTAATAAAAACCATGTTTACCTTCTTTCAGGGCTGTTGTGCATTCTTAGTGTGATTTCTTTATGGAGGCTTTGAATAAGGAGAAAACTGCAGTATTTGGCTGAGTTTgatcattttaaatgttctgttATCAACATTGAGGGCCCAGAAGATTGGCTTTGGATGTTGGTGAAGGCAGATGGTGGCTCTCCCCGCCTGACATCCCAAGATTCCGGGTTTGTCGtcaccctctccttcctcttcttcctctgcctggaatgtctTGCACAGGTGGCGTGTGTGAGCACAAGGGTGTGAGGCTGGAGGAAGGTTGTCATGCTCGGTGCAAGGGGACTGAGCTTACCTGTTGTCCAAGCATTACCAGTGGCCATAACTCATTTATCATCGGGAGGGATATGGTGGCATTTAAGCACTCTTCAGAGGTAACCACAAATCCTCCAAGTAAGGTTAGGACTCCAGTTGCTGGGGACACATTTTGTAACCTAGACCAACCTTTTCTGTGGCAGTTTAGATACTCTTTCCAGAATTTTGGACAATATGAACAATATCTTAATTTCCCCAGGAGCGTGTGAGCGTGACGGACATACCTTTTAACACGTATAGACTGCAGCGTCGTACACAGGACAGGCTCAAACAGTGAAACCAAGGTCAGGTGTCAAATAATCCCAGACGCCCGCAGGCGCACCTGCACCTACGGAGCTCTCTGCACAGTCGACCTCCGTGCAGCTGTCTAAACCCTACCCACAGCACAACACCAAGCACCGCGACAAGGAGGAGGTGGTGCACATGCCACACAGACCCAGGTATCCAGGAGGAAGGGCCATCAGGACAGAGGGAGCAGCAAGACCAGAGTCCCTAAGGACAGGAGTGGTCCCATCCCTGGGCACAGCGGCTGGAGGACATGACAACAGCTGTGACTGGGAAGCCTTGGACAGCGGAGAAACCTAGATTTCAGGCCACCGTGGTGCTTCCTCAGCAGACAGTGAGGACCCCTTGAAGGATCTGAGCAAAGAAATGGCGGCCTGCAAGGGGGTatggcagaggctggaggagggacGCTCTGGCCGCTGGAGCTGTGAGCAGGACCCATGACtagaggcagggaggggcagggcgcTGTTCTGAGCGCTCTCAGACCAGCAGGTAGGCGGAGATGGGGGCAAAAGTGAGTCTGGCCCCACTGGAGGAAGGGTGGGCTTGGGAAAGGAGCCCAGGGAGAGCTTGGTTTCAAAGGTGCTAATGAACTTCCCGCCCTGAGGATGGAGCGTGTATTCTTAGAAATGCGGGTTGTGAGCAGGTGAGGCCGCTCTTTTTATTAGTTGCTCAAGATTGCCTCAGAATTCATTTCAAGGTAGAGTTTTTCTGATGaagactatttattttaaaacaatgcagAAACATGTTGTGACCTGACAGCTACTGAACTTGTCTTCATTGGATGTCTTGTTTGAATTTCAAGTTTTATTCCAGAGAAAGTTAGTGTTCGGGCTTATTTTGCCTTAATGCTCCTGATTAAAAAGGGTCTGTCATGATAAGTGTattcagtgtgatttttttttttaattgatgttttccttccttaaaaGGAAAGTACTTGACTGTGAAATTACTGCGCAGGTTGTATTTGTCCTTGTGTCTggtttttctggtgctggggatggaacccggggcctccTACATGCCAGGCCAGCGCCGTGCCACTAAGCCGCACCCCAGCCCAGCAGATAGGGCTTGATGTCCAGTTATTCCCCAAGCCTGAcctcattcttccttttctttgcagGCACATCTTTTTTCTGCACATCAAGGAGTCCCTCTTGGCAGGCCACCTCCAGTGTTCCCCAGAGCAAGCAGTGGAACTCAGTGCCCTCCTGGCCCAGACCAAGTTTGGGGACTATAACCAGAACACTGCCAAGTATAACTACGAGGAGCTGTGTGCAAAGGAGCTTTCCAGTGCTGCCTTGAACAGGTGAGGCTGCCCCAGGCCGGCGGATGTGCACAGAGCTCGCAACTTGATAAGAATGTCCCAAGGAGAGAGAATCCATGGTACAGATCATCTGTGAGGTTGCTCCAGGCCGTTACGCAGTTTAACCAGTTATTTTCAAAAGATTCATTAgccttttctttcagaaatttacAAACACAAAACGTAGTTTATACAAATAAATGCCTTTATATGAAATGTTACACAGAATGAGAATTTCTTAAatgttcaactttttaaaaacttaagtctCCTACAATGAAAAGTCCGTCATGCATATTGGTGTTTTCTTCATCCGGCAAGAATGAGATCAAGAGGCCCAGTGGGCATCTTAGTTACCTAGACCTGCATGACAGGATACCCCAAAATGTGGTGGTTTAAAACTACAAGCATTATCTCTGTGACTGAGAATCTCCAGGTTGGGAATCCGGCCATGGCCTCGCTGAGTCCCGGGGTTCCTGAGGGAGGGACCCACTTCCAGGATAGCCCCTGTGGTGTGCTGGCCAGCCTCCCTCCCTTGCCCTGTGAACCTCAGAGAGGACTTTTTCCTGATGTGTTTGCTGACTTCCCCAAGGTGACTGACCAACTCAGAGCCTGAGGGGACAGCCAAGAGGGAAACAGTCTTTAGTAACTTAATctcagtgagtcacatcccctgagTTCCCTGGTTCTCTGTTCATTAGCAGCCAGCCTTGAATCCAGCCTACACTACAGCTATCAGGAGGCAGGATCACCAAGGGCCACTGAGAAAATAAGTGCTCATATTCTTCAGTAGCAGCTGATCTAATCAGCCCCTTTATAATGCTGGATTCCAGTGACGCTTTTGAAGTCTGTGTAGACAGATGCGGGAGGACTTCCAACATCTAACTTTCTCTTAGGTATAATTTTAGAGATTTTCCATAATTCTTTCAATTCATTCCTAAGTGTTCGATCTTGAACAGATTCTTAGTAGTATTTTATAACAAGTTTACTCAGTAAGTGAAACATCAGTAATATGCAGTGGACGGTTTTGTGATTCCTAAACGACGCTGTCACGTCATGGACTAGAGCGGACCATCTGGGTCCATCTTTATGAGTTGGTCCCTCTGTGTGACCCCgccctcctgctcctctgcagCATTGTCGCGAAGCACAGGGAGCTGGAGGGGACCAGCCAGGCTTCGGCCGAGTACCAGGTTCTGCAGATCGTGTCTGCCATGGAGAACTACGGCATAGAGTGGCACACCGTGAGGGACAGCGAAGGGCAGAAGCTGCTCATCGGGGTCGGGCCCGAGGGCATCTCGGTCTGCAAGGAGGACTTCAGCCCCATTAATAGGTAAGCAGGCATCCGCGCGCCCAGCCTCTCATCATGGAAGCAGGAAGGGGGAGGGACGGCGCGGGCAGTCCTCTGAGGAGCGACTGTCACCCTGGCGTGCTCACGTTGATTTCACTCGGGCTTAATAACCACGTGACGGTGTTGACCCACGGGGTGTCGCTGTGACAGTATTTTTGAAGTAAGTTCACTGCCTTGAAAATCTCTTGTTCGCTTCCACACACTCGGGTGCACCCACCCCAGACTTGCTGCAGCCCTTCAGGTCGCGTGACTGCTTTGGGGTCTGCCTGGGTGTTGGGGACGAGGGTCATGGGTCGCTCCAGATCCAGTGTGTGATTTTCCTGCTGAGTTGTGGGCGGGGGGAccctccccaggctcctcctggGCCTGCTCACGCTCGTCTTCCTGTCTCCCAGGATAGCTTACCCTGTGGTGCAGATGGCTACCCAGTCAGGGAAGAACGTGTACTTGACGGTCACCAAGGAGTCTGGGAACAGCATCGTGCTCCTGTTTAAAATGATCAGCACCAGGGCGGCCAGCGGGCTCTACCGAGCGATCACCGAGACACACGCGTTCTACAGGCACGTACCTCGGGGCCCTGGAGAGCGTCACTGTGCCTCGGAGACACGAGGTGGCGTGTGGCTTCTGTGGGACATCCTGTCTCTTCAGGCGCAGTAGAGTCCTGATCCACGTCGTCCTGCTTCCAGCGACCCGCGTAGGCCGCTCACCTCCTGCTTCTCTCACCTTCCTGCCCTAACCTCGCCTCCCAGAGGTGACCCTGGGTGGCCGGCCTGTTCTGCTGCAGCTTTGCCCTTTCTTGGCAGAAGGATGGCAGGTCGTCTTTCCCTCCCGGGAGATCCTGCCCGAGTCCTCACTACCACCTACTCCATGAGGGTTTTAGTAACAATATTGATCCCCTCATTCCAGAGGGAACTTCGAAGCTGAGTTGTGATTGGACTGAAATATCTGGCAAAGTAAAGCCAGAAACTTTAATTGGTAGacagtcttaaaatattttagtttaaaatagaCACACAGATTGTGGAGCAGAATGGACAAATTGTCGACATTTTAAACACAAAAGCAAacacttcaaagaaaaatgtcctttctcttcctcaaGCTGCTGTGGACTGCAGCTCATGCCCTAGAGAAAGAGCAGAGGGTCACTTTCTCCATAGTCGTGATTTATAGGGACTTCAGAGGGACTGGAATAGGGCAGGCAGAGGTGGTGTGGCCGGGCTGTGTGGCACATGCAGAATGGGAAGCTGCGCCTTCCAGGCGCGTGCCAAGAACGCAGAACGTCTGCTGACACCACTCTGCTGGTGGGAGCAGCGTCAGGAGGTGACGCAGAGGTCTGCCCTGGATCTGGGTATTGAAGCAGATGTCCACTCTCTCTTCACAGGTGTGACACAGTGACCAGTGCCGTCATGATGCAGTACAGCCGTGACTTGAAGGGCCACTTGGCATCTCTGTTTCTGAATGAAAACATCAACCTTGGCAAGAAGTACGTCTTCGACATTAAGAGAACGTCGAAGGAGGTGTACGACCACGCCCGGAGGGCTCTGTACAACGCCGGCGTGGTGGACCTCATTCCCCGGGGCGACCAGAGCCCCCCCAGCTCTCCCCTGAAGTCCTCTGACAGCAGCATGAACTGCAGCAGCTGCGAGGGCTTCGGCTGCCAGCAGACCCGGGCGCTGCAGGAGAAGCTGCGCAAGCTGAGGGAAGCCATGCTGTGCATGGTGTGCTGCGCGGAGGACATCAACTCCACCTTCTGCCCCTGCGGCCACACTGTGTGCTGTGAGAGCTGTGCCGCCCAGCTGCAGGTGAGGGGCCGCCTCGACAGGCGGTCCGTAGTTGGCCCATGCCCACGCCCCGCATGCCATACCCAGAGAATCCGCCTCTCCCTGGAGCGTCATTGAGCTTGGTGGCCTAAGGAGACGCTGAGGGTCAGTGTGCTGCTTTCAGCGGCACGACTGCTTCAAGTCGTAGGCTCATCTCCAATTCTGGAAGTGAGCATCCGAAGGACGTCTGTGGCTCTGGCGCCTAGTTGGTGGCTAAATCCAGGCCTAGAATGCAGGCCTCCCTCTGCTGCTCCACACTCCTGGTGTTGGCTGACACTCTGGGATGGCCTTTCTCACTCGCCTGGCACACTTGGGCAGGAGCCCTAGGATCGTGCATTACAGTTCATGTCCAGTTGCCCAGGGGTGGGTTGTTCATTCTGATTGTGGTGAATTCACTTTGATTACTGCTGTCTCTAGGGCCCTCTGGGATAGGCTGTTGCTTGTTAGCAAGTCAAACTCATTTCGATATTAGTACAAACAATGAAAGGTACTCATAcagcattttttattcttttctacgCTTCCTCTTAACTTCTTTATTTGGTTCCATTGCTTGGAAGCATCAGCTAAAGATCACTGTGGGTTTCTGTGGCCCTTTGGAAGCTACCAGTCCCCCAGTTCCTAGGGCTGGACATCAAGTCCACAGGAGCACTGTGTCCTTCCTGAGAGTGGGTCATGCTGTGACAATGAGTTATTCCATGGGAGCAGCCATGTACTGGCCTGTACCACAGTCTCCCTTAGTGCTGATGAAGGGCACGTGCCTGCTGAGGACCCCAGGAAGAGAGAGCTGTTGCCTGCCAGCAGCGCCAGCCACCCACGTTCCAGCCACGTGGGCATCCGCCTGGTCATGCTGGCCCAGGGCCAGTCTCCACCGGCCTCCTGTGTGAGGCCTGAGGTGTGGTCTCCACTCTTATAGGGCCACGTCCAGCACAGGAGGAAGGGTTTGGCTCTTGTGCCCTGTGGAGCTGAGCCGCAGACTCCAGCCACGGAGGCTCAGGGGCCCCTGGTCTCACCGCGTGCAGTAGGCGCCCTCCGAGGAACTCTAACCTGCTCTTGGCCTCTCTTCCAGTCGTGCCCGGTCTGCAGGTCCCGCGTGGAGCACGTGCAGCACGTCTACCTGCCCACGCACACCAGCCTGCTCAACCTCACCGTCATCTAACCGTCCTGCGTCCGGACACGCCGCATTTCCACAGACTGACCCATGTGAAGGCGAGAGCGGTGACGTGGAGAAATCCACTCCCAGACTCCCCGCCACGCGAcatttagaaacagaaaagagaagaaaagcgAGGACATCTACAGGCAGAGCCAACACCCCAGCCGCGGACACATCCCTGGTCTTGTTTTTTTTATGATCAAGCAAAGGGATAGATGGAGTCTTCGGTGTCAGTAAGTGGCAGCGTGGCCAAGAAGTGGGGACCTTTTGGCAAATGACCTCCTAAGTCTCCGCGACGTGTCCTGAGGCGAGGTCCCACCTTGCAGCAGGTTTTGTGAGAATTAGTTTTACAAAGTCACTTGGTTCTTTTTGTAAGGTCATGGAGCGCGGAACATTTTTAGTAGGAAAATTTTTCTTAAGTAGTTGTCATTATcatgtcatttctgtttttacaACTTGTTCAAGAATGACTGGAATGCAGGCAGGCTTCAGAGTCCTTCCTGTGACTCTCGACAGTTGGGCTTCAGTGGTACCAGCAGTGGGCAGGCGGTGTCCACCGTTCCCGTCCCTGCCCGCTGTGCCAGCCTGTGGTTGTCAGATGCCACCAGTTTGGGTAAAGGTCTGTGACTAGCCAGGCTCCCTGGGCTCCGCTTGGTGGACGCGCTTAGACTGGGGAGGGAGAGCACTGCCCTGGAAGGGCCAGCCTCGCGCCCCGAAACCGGAGCCCCGGCACCCAGAGGGCTGGTCTTCACTCCTGGGCACCGGGCTCCATTCCCACCCGGGCGTCACTTTGCTGCCACCGTCTGAGGTCTCAGCCTTCCCACAGGTTGCCAGTTGCTGCCTCCTTGTGTGCGGTTCGGTGggcttttggttttgttctttggtTTGCGTATGTGCTTTTTAAATAAGTGCTTAGATTTTCTTTGGGTTGACCCCTCCACAGGGTTCTTTGGTTCTCTGTTCTTAGACATGTTTTCCACTCCCACTTGGGCATTTTGGAAGCTGGTCAGCTAGCAGGTTTTCTAGGGTGTCAGGAAACCTAGATGACCTTATCGGGTGCAATACTAGCTGAGTTGAAGCTAGGAACTACACTGTCACTTTACTGAGATTTCTGAGTATACTTTTCATATTGCCTTAATGTAGCAGTAATGTGTTTATGCATTTGTTTCTTTGCACAGACATTTTGTCAAATATTAAAACTCTACTTTTTTATGGCACATATTAGCATTATAAGCCTTTATTCCAagaggtatttattttttcacttgtaaaaaaaaaataatgtttccaCATAAAGAACTCTGTTATATCCTAGAGGACTTCCGTCTTTTATATTCAGGAtaataaagaatttaaagcaaACATGATATTGTACTGTCATTTAAGCCATTTTTATTCAGTTAAAAGAAAGGAGCAATAGCATCAAAGTTGGCATCTAATTTGGTTCtacacagaaaatttgaaatggttAGGATATTCGCTCTGAGGCCACTCCACCTCGCTAATCTCTCCCCTGTGCTTCTGGGCTGTAGAGTTGACTTAGGTAAAAATACTGTAAGGTACACAAGCAGATGGAAGGTGAAAATTGGGGTAACGACTGGAGGGAGCGGTGTGTGGAAAGGCACCAGGTGAGGGGCAGTTGACTGGCGTGGGTCCTGCTGGGACGGGTCTGGGCCCCGCAGGACAGCCTCAGCTGCAGAGCCTAGGGCTGGTTCTTCCACGGTGCCGGCCTGCGGCTGCTGGGCCCCAACAGCTTCACACACGCTCCTGTGCTCCTGTTTAGGAGATGCTCTGTGGGGCAGAGAATGTGGTACAGTGTGCGTAACTGACAATTCTTAAATAACTCAAAAGGCCGGGAGGCAGGAGACTTGTTTTCTACTCTACTTATACCAAAGTCCATCTTCTGTCAGTTTCTAGAACttaactcattttttaatttgacacatTTATTGAGCGCCTACTAAGTATTATTGagttagaaaatttttttaacaggaaaaagaacacaaaatttattaCAAACCTAAGGCATAGGAATAGTAGATCCCAACCTTAGAAATTCTAAGTCCTCAAGATATGAATGATCCAGAGTGCCCATGTTATGTACTAAACCTGCAACGTACCCTCTTGTCTCTCTGTACAGAGGCTAACTAATATTCAGACTTCTAGAATATTAGCCCTGGTGGGGATCTTAGGCATGGAGGCTCAAAATACTAGCCTGGTTTATCGAAAGACAGGGAAGGGTAAGCAGGTCAGCGggtaggtagatggatggatggcaGGTCAACAAATTGATCACATCGTTCACGCCCATTGGACCACGGGCACTTCCAGTGAGTAACAGGAAAACCTCTGCATTACAAGGTGCCGTTTGGAACTCTAAGGCAAGTGCTGTGGAGGCCCAGAGGCTAGTGGTCAGCTCTGCCTCAGGGCCAAGGATAAAGGTGCTCCCGAAGGACCTTTGAGCAAGGTCTTGatttttaatgggaaaagaaTGCGTGTGGACATGACTAGAATGCAGTTTGGTGGGGTGGACAGGCCCCTGCGTGGCCAGCGAGGACTCAGGAGTGATACA contains:
- the Mylip gene encoding E3 ubiquitin-protein ligase MYLIP, whose amino-acid sequence is MLCYVTRPDAVLMEVEVEAKANGEDCLNQVCRRLGIIEVDYFGLQFTGSKGESLWLNLRNRISQQMDGLAPYRLKLRVKFFVEPHLILQEQTRHIFFLHIKESLLAGHLQCSPEQAVELSALLAQTKFGDYNQNTAKYNYEELCAKELSSAALNSIVAKHRELEGTSQASAEYQVLQIVSAMENYGIEWHTVRDSEGQKLLIGVGPEGISVCKEDFSPINRIAYPVVQMATQSGKNVYLTVTKESGNSIVLLFKMISTRAASGLYRAITETHAFYRCDTVTSAVMMQYSRDLKGHLASLFLNENINLGKKYVFDIKRTSKEVYDHARRALYNAGVVDLIPRGDQSPPSSPLKSSDSSMNCSSCEGFGCQQTRALQEKLRKLREAMLCMVCCAEDINSTFCPCGHTVCCESCAAQLQSCPVCRSRVEHVQHVYLPTHTSLLNLTVI